The Solea senegalensis isolate Sse05_10M linkage group LG4, IFAPA_SoseM_1, whole genome shotgun sequence genome includes a region encoding these proteins:
- the cenps gene encoding centromere protein S translates to MSVDQDETLQRLKAAVHFTVGRLCQQLGEDHGRGFSRQVIAAIAETTFRQCDVFAKDLEAFARHAKRSTVTAEDVKLVARRSSALSVYIQNKSEELNQEQKKKSSGKRKSRDTEEESRE, encoded by the exons ATGTCAGTTGACCAGGACGAAACGCTTCAG aggttaaaggcTGCAGTGCACTTCACTGTGGGTCGCCTGTGTCAGCAGCTGGGCGAAGACCATGGAAGAGGCTTCAGCCGACAAGTCATCGCAGCCATAGCTGAGACAACATTCAGACAGTGTG ATGTATTTGCCAAGGACCTGGAGGCCTTTGCAAG GCATGCTAAAAGAAGCACAGTGACTGCAGAGGACGTAAAGCTCGTAGCCCGTCGCAGCTCTGCGTTG TCTGtctacatacaaaataaaagtgaagaacTGAACCAggagcagaaaaagaagagttctggaaagaggaagagcagagaCACCGAGGAGGAAAGCAGAGAATAA
- the tardbpb gene encoding TAR DNA-binding protein 43 isoform X6 → MAEVYIRVAEEENEEPMEIPSEDDGTILLSTVAAQFPGACGLRFRSPVSQCMRGVRLVEGILHAPETGWGNIVYVVNYPKDNKRKMDEIDASSAVKMKRGDMKTSDLIVLGLPWKTTEQDLKDYFSTFGEVIMVQVKRDGKTGNSKGFGFVRFTEYEAQEKVVSQRHMIDGRWCDCKLPNSKCPDEPLRSRKVFVGRCTEDMTTDDLRQFFLQYGEVTDVFIPKPFRAFAFVTFADDQVAQALCGEDLIIKGVSVHISNAEPKHGNRQYDRTTRFGNGFGAQAFGSSRSGLGSSTNSSLANFGSFSLNPAMMAAALQSSWGMMGMLASQQQTSTSGSTSSGTSSSRDQSQSFSTGNSNYGTSSAGLGWGTGSNSTTSGSGFSSGFGSSMESKSSGWGM, encoded by the exons ATGGCTGAAGTGTACATTCGAGTGGCGGAGGAGGAAAACGAAGAGCCCATGGAGATTCCGTCCGAGGATGACGGCACAATTCTGCTCTCCACCGTGGCAGCTCAATTTCCAGGAGCGTGCGGCCTGCGTTTTAGGAGCCCCGTGTCACAGTGCATGCGGGGAGTACGTCTAGTGGAAGGGATCCTGCACGCACCAGAGACTGGATGGGGCAATATCGTTTATGTCGTCAACTATCCAAAAG acaacaaaaggaaaatggatgaaattgATGCCTCctctgctgtgaaaatgaagagaGGAGATATGAAGACATCTGATCTGATTGTACTTGGTCTTCCTTGGAAAACAACTGAACAGGACCTCAAAGACTACTTTAGTACATTTGGAGAAGTCATCATGGTTCAG GTTAAACGAGACGGGAAGACTGGAAATTCTAAAGGATTTGGCTTTGTGAGGTTCACAGAATATGAGGCCCAAGAAAAGGTGGTCTCCCAGCGCCATATGATTGATGGAAGATGGTGCGACTGCAAGCTCCCTAACTCGAAG TGTCCAGATGAGCCACTGAGAAGCCGCAAAGTTTTTGTCGGCCGTTGCACAGAAGACATGACCACGGATGATTTAAGGCAGTTTTTTCTGCAGTATGGAGAAGTCACGGATGTTTTCATTCCAAAGCCATTCCGTGCCTTTGCTTTCGTCACATTTGCAGATGATCAG GTTGCTCAGGCCCTCTGTGGTGAGGACCTGATTATCAAAGGTGTCAGCGTTCACATCTCAAACGCTGAGCCCAAACATGGCAATAGGCAGTATGACCGGACAACACGCTTTGGGAATGGTTTTGGAGCACAAGCATTTGGTAGCAGCCGCAGTGGGTTAGGGAGCAGCACCAACAGTAGTCTGGCTAATTTTGGTTCCTTCAGTCTGAATCCTGCCATGAtggctgcagctctgcagagTAGTTGGGGGATGATGGGTATGCTAGCTAGCCAACAGCAGACATCCACTTCAGGCAGCACCTCCAGTGGAACCAGCTCTAGCAGGGACCAGAGTCAGTCTTTCAGTACAGGCAACAGTAATTATGGCACCAGCTCAGCTGGTCTTGGCTGGGGAACAGGTTCCAACTCTACAACCAGTGGTAGTGGGTTTAGCTCAGGTTTTGGGTCCAGTATGGAGTCAAAGTCATCTGGGTGGGGTATGTAA
- the tardbpb gene encoding TAR DNA-binding protein 43 isoform X5, with translation MAEVYIRVAEEENEEPMEIPSEDDGTILLSTVAAQFPGACGLRFRSPVSQCMRGVRLVEGILHAPETGWGNIVYVVNYPKDNKRKMDEIDASSAVKMKRGDMKTSDLIVLGLPWKTTEQDLKDYFSTFGEVIMVQVKRDGKTGNSKGFGFVRFTEYEAQEKVVSQRHMIDGRWCDCKLPNSKQCPDEPLRSRKVFVGRCTEDMTTDDLRQFFLQYGEVTDVFIPKPFRAFAFVTFADDQVAQALCGEDLIIKGVSVHISNAEPKHGNRQYDRTTRFGNGFGAQAFGSSRSGLGSSTNSSLANFGSFSLNPAMMAAALQSSWGMMGMLASQQQTSTSGSTSSGTSSSRDQSQSFSTGNSNYGTSSAGLGWGTGSNSTTSGSGFSSGFGSSMESKSSGWGM, from the exons ATGGCTGAAGTGTACATTCGAGTGGCGGAGGAGGAAAACGAAGAGCCCATGGAGATTCCGTCCGAGGATGACGGCACAATTCTGCTCTCCACCGTGGCAGCTCAATTTCCAGGAGCGTGCGGCCTGCGTTTTAGGAGCCCCGTGTCACAGTGCATGCGGGGAGTACGTCTAGTGGAAGGGATCCTGCACGCACCAGAGACTGGATGGGGCAATATCGTTTATGTCGTCAACTATCCAAAAG acaacaaaaggaaaatggatgaaattgATGCCTCctctgctgtgaaaatgaagagaGGAGATATGAAGACATCTGATCTGATTGTACTTGGTCTTCCTTGGAAAACAACTGAACAGGACCTCAAAGACTACTTTAGTACATTTGGAGAAGTCATCATGGTTCAG GTTAAACGAGACGGGAAGACTGGAAATTCTAAAGGATTTGGCTTTGTGAGGTTCACAGAATATGAGGCCCAAGAAAAGGTGGTCTCCCAGCGCCATATGATTGATGGAAGATGGTGCGACTGCAAGCTCCCTAACTCGAAG CAGTGTCCAGATGAGCCACTGAGAAGCCGCAAAGTTTTTGTCGGCCGTTGCACAGAAGACATGACCACGGATGATTTAAGGCAGTTTTTTCTGCAGTATGGAGAAGTCACGGATGTTTTCATTCCAAAGCCATTCCGTGCCTTTGCTTTCGTCACATTTGCAGATGATCAG GTTGCTCAGGCCCTCTGTGGTGAGGACCTGATTATCAAAGGTGTCAGCGTTCACATCTCAAACGCTGAGCCCAAACATGGCAATAGGCAGTATGACCGGACAACACGCTTTGGGAATGGTTTTGGAGCACAAGCATTTGGTAGCAGCCGCAGTGGGTTAGGGAGCAGCACCAACAGTAGTCTGGCTAATTTTGGTTCCTTCAGTCTGAATCCTGCCATGAtggctgcagctctgcagagTAGTTGGGGGATGATGGGTATGCTAGCTAGCCAACAGCAGACATCCACTTCAGGCAGCACCTCCAGTGGAACCAGCTCTAGCAGGGACCAGAGTCAGTCTTTCAGTACAGGCAACAGTAATTATGGCACCAGCTCAGCTGGTCTTGGCTGGGGAACAGGTTCCAACTCTACAACCAGTGGTAGTGGGTTTAGCTCAGGTTTTGGGTCCAGTATGGAGTCAAAGTCATCTGGGTGGGGTATGTAA
- the tardbpb gene encoding TAR DNA-binding protein 43 isoform X4 — translation MAEVYIRVAEEENEEPMEIPSEDDGTILLSTVAAQFPGACGLRFRSPVSQCMRGVRLVEGILHAPETGWGNIVYVVNYPKDNKRKMDEIDASSAVKMKRGDMKTSDLIVLGLPWKTTEQDLKDYFSTFGEVIMVQVKRDGKTGNSKGFGFVRFTEYEAQEKVVSQRHMIDGRWCDCKLPNSKVNMCPDEPLRSRKVFVGRCTEDMTTDDLRQFFLQYGEVTDVFIPKPFRAFAFVTFADDQVAQALCGEDLIIKGVSVHISNAEPKHGNRQYDRTTRFGNGFGAQAFGSSRSGLGSSTNSSLANFGSFSLNPAMMAAALQSSWGMMGMLASQQQTSTSGSTSSGTSSSRDQSQSFSTGNSNYGTSSAGLGWGTGSNSTTSGSGFSSGFGSSMESKSSGWGM, via the exons ATGGCTGAAGTGTACATTCGAGTGGCGGAGGAGGAAAACGAAGAGCCCATGGAGATTCCGTCCGAGGATGACGGCACAATTCTGCTCTCCACCGTGGCAGCTCAATTTCCAGGAGCGTGCGGCCTGCGTTTTAGGAGCCCCGTGTCACAGTGCATGCGGGGAGTACGTCTAGTGGAAGGGATCCTGCACGCACCAGAGACTGGATGGGGCAATATCGTTTATGTCGTCAACTATCCAAAAG acaacaaaaggaaaatggatgaaattgATGCCTCctctgctgtgaaaatgaagagaGGAGATATGAAGACATCTGATCTGATTGTACTTGGTCTTCCTTGGAAAACAACTGAACAGGACCTCAAAGACTACTTTAGTACATTTGGAGAAGTCATCATGGTTCAG GTTAAACGAGACGGGAAGACTGGAAATTCTAAAGGATTTGGCTTTGTGAGGTTCACAGAATATGAGGCCCAAGAAAAGGTGGTCTCCCAGCGCCATATGATTGATGGAAGATGGTGCGACTGCAAGCTCCCTAACTCGAAGGTGAATATG TGTCCAGATGAGCCACTGAGAAGCCGCAAAGTTTTTGTCGGCCGTTGCACAGAAGACATGACCACGGATGATTTAAGGCAGTTTTTTCTGCAGTATGGAGAAGTCACGGATGTTTTCATTCCAAAGCCATTCCGTGCCTTTGCTTTCGTCACATTTGCAGATGATCAG GTTGCTCAGGCCCTCTGTGGTGAGGACCTGATTATCAAAGGTGTCAGCGTTCACATCTCAAACGCTGAGCCCAAACATGGCAATAGGCAGTATGACCGGACAACACGCTTTGGGAATGGTTTTGGAGCACAAGCATTTGGTAGCAGCCGCAGTGGGTTAGGGAGCAGCACCAACAGTAGTCTGGCTAATTTTGGTTCCTTCAGTCTGAATCCTGCCATGAtggctgcagctctgcagagTAGTTGGGGGATGATGGGTATGCTAGCTAGCCAACAGCAGACATCCACTTCAGGCAGCACCTCCAGTGGAACCAGCTCTAGCAGGGACCAGAGTCAGTCTTTCAGTACAGGCAACAGTAATTATGGCACCAGCTCAGCTGGTCTTGGCTGGGGAACAGGTTCCAACTCTACAACCAGTGGTAGTGGGTTTAGCTCAGGTTTTGGGTCCAGTATGGAGTCAAAGTCATCTGGGTGGGGTATGTAA
- the tardbpb gene encoding TAR DNA-binding protein 43 isoform X3, whose amino-acid sequence MAEVYIRVAEEENEEPMEIPSEDDGTILLSTVAAQFPGACGLRFRSPVSQCMRGVRLVEGILHAPETGWGNIVYVVNYPKDNKRKMDEIDASSAVKMKRGDMKTSDLIVLGLPWKTTEQDLKDYFSTFGEVIMVQVKRDGKTGNSKGFGFVRFTEYEAQEKVVSQRHMIDGRWCDCKLPNSKVNMQCPDEPLRSRKVFVGRCTEDMTTDDLRQFFLQYGEVTDVFIPKPFRAFAFVTFADDQVAQALCGEDLIIKGVSVHISNAEPKHGNRQYDRTTRFGNGFGAQAFGSSRSGLGSSTNSSLANFGSFSLNPAMMAAALQSSWGMMGMLASQQQTSTSGSTSSGTSSSRDQSQSFSTGNSNYGTSSAGLGWGTGSNSTTSGSGFSSGFGSSMESKSSGWGM is encoded by the exons ATGGCTGAAGTGTACATTCGAGTGGCGGAGGAGGAAAACGAAGAGCCCATGGAGATTCCGTCCGAGGATGACGGCACAATTCTGCTCTCCACCGTGGCAGCTCAATTTCCAGGAGCGTGCGGCCTGCGTTTTAGGAGCCCCGTGTCACAGTGCATGCGGGGAGTACGTCTAGTGGAAGGGATCCTGCACGCACCAGAGACTGGATGGGGCAATATCGTTTATGTCGTCAACTATCCAAAAG acaacaaaaggaaaatggatgaaattgATGCCTCctctgctgtgaaaatgaagagaGGAGATATGAAGACATCTGATCTGATTGTACTTGGTCTTCCTTGGAAAACAACTGAACAGGACCTCAAAGACTACTTTAGTACATTTGGAGAAGTCATCATGGTTCAG GTTAAACGAGACGGGAAGACTGGAAATTCTAAAGGATTTGGCTTTGTGAGGTTCACAGAATATGAGGCCCAAGAAAAGGTGGTCTCCCAGCGCCATATGATTGATGGAAGATGGTGCGACTGCAAGCTCCCTAACTCGAAGGTGAATATG CAGTGTCCAGATGAGCCACTGAGAAGCCGCAAAGTTTTTGTCGGCCGTTGCACAGAAGACATGACCACGGATGATTTAAGGCAGTTTTTTCTGCAGTATGGAGAAGTCACGGATGTTTTCATTCCAAAGCCATTCCGTGCCTTTGCTTTCGTCACATTTGCAGATGATCAG GTTGCTCAGGCCCTCTGTGGTGAGGACCTGATTATCAAAGGTGTCAGCGTTCACATCTCAAACGCTGAGCCCAAACATGGCAATAGGCAGTATGACCGGACAACACGCTTTGGGAATGGTTTTGGAGCACAAGCATTTGGTAGCAGCCGCAGTGGGTTAGGGAGCAGCACCAACAGTAGTCTGGCTAATTTTGGTTCCTTCAGTCTGAATCCTGCCATGAtggctgcagctctgcagagTAGTTGGGGGATGATGGGTATGCTAGCTAGCCAACAGCAGACATCCACTTCAGGCAGCACCTCCAGTGGAACCAGCTCTAGCAGGGACCAGAGTCAGTCTTTCAGTACAGGCAACAGTAATTATGGCACCAGCTCAGCTGGTCTTGGCTGGGGAACAGGTTCCAACTCTACAACCAGTGGTAGTGGGTTTAGCTCAGGTTTTGGGTCCAGTATGGAGTCAAAGTCATCTGGGTGGGGTATGTAA
- the tardbpb gene encoding TAR DNA-binding protein 43 isoform X1, protein MAEVYIRVAEEENEEPMEIPSEDDGTILLSTVAAQFPGACGLRFRSPVSQCMRGVRLVEGILHAPETGWGNIVYVVNYPKDNKRKMDEIDASSAVKMKRGDMKTSDLIVLGLPWKTTEQDLKDYFSTFGEVIMVQVKRDGKTGNSKGFGFVRFTEYEAQEKVVSQRHMIDGRWCDCKLPNSKVNMFFFGQQCPDEPLRSRKVFVGRCTEDMTTDDLRQFFLQYGEVTDVFIPKPFRAFAFVTFADDQVAQALCGEDLIIKGVSVHISNAEPKHGNRQYDRTTRFGNGFGAQAFGSSRSGLGSSTNSSLANFGSFSLNPAMMAAALQSSWGMMGMLASQQQTSTSGSTSSGTSSSRDQSQSFSTGNSNYGTSSAGLGWGTGSNSTTSGSGFSSGFGSSMESKSSGWGM, encoded by the exons ATGGCTGAAGTGTACATTCGAGTGGCGGAGGAGGAAAACGAAGAGCCCATGGAGATTCCGTCCGAGGATGACGGCACAATTCTGCTCTCCACCGTGGCAGCTCAATTTCCAGGAGCGTGCGGCCTGCGTTTTAGGAGCCCCGTGTCACAGTGCATGCGGGGAGTACGTCTAGTGGAAGGGATCCTGCACGCACCAGAGACTGGATGGGGCAATATCGTTTATGTCGTCAACTATCCAAAAG acaacaaaaggaaaatggatgaaattgATGCCTCctctgctgtgaaaatgaagagaGGAGATATGAAGACATCTGATCTGATTGTACTTGGTCTTCCTTGGAAAACAACTGAACAGGACCTCAAAGACTACTTTAGTACATTTGGAGAAGTCATCATGGTTCAG GTTAAACGAGACGGGAAGACTGGAAATTCTAAAGGATTTGGCTTTGTGAGGTTCACAGAATATGAGGCCCAAGAAAAGGTGGTCTCCCAGCGCCATATGATTGATGGAAGATGGTGCGACTGCAAGCTCCCTAACTCGAAGGTGAATATG tttttCTTTGGACAGCAGTGTCCAGATGAGCCACTGAGAAGCCGCAAAGTTTTTGTCGGCCGTTGCACAGAAGACATGACCACGGATGATTTAAGGCAGTTTTTTCTGCAGTATGGAGAAGTCACGGATGTTTTCATTCCAAAGCCATTCCGTGCCTTTGCTTTCGTCACATTTGCAGATGATCAG GTTGCTCAGGCCCTCTGTGGTGAGGACCTGATTATCAAAGGTGTCAGCGTTCACATCTCAAACGCTGAGCCCAAACATGGCAATAGGCAGTATGACCGGACAACACGCTTTGGGAATGGTTTTGGAGCACAAGCATTTGGTAGCAGCCGCAGTGGGTTAGGGAGCAGCACCAACAGTAGTCTGGCTAATTTTGGTTCCTTCAGTCTGAATCCTGCCATGAtggctgcagctctgcagagTAGTTGGGGGATGATGGGTATGCTAGCTAGCCAACAGCAGACATCCACTTCAGGCAGCACCTCCAGTGGAACCAGCTCTAGCAGGGACCAGAGTCAGTCTTTCAGTACAGGCAACAGTAATTATGGCACCAGCTCAGCTGGTCTTGGCTGGGGAACAGGTTCCAACTCTACAACCAGTGGTAGTGGGTTTAGCTCAGGTTTTGGGTCCAGTATGGAGTCAAAGTCATCTGGGTGGGGTATGTAA
- the tardbpb gene encoding TAR DNA-binding protein 43 isoform X2: MAEVYIRVAEEENEEPMEIPSEDDGTILLSTVAAQFPGACGLRFRSPVSQCMRGVRLVEGILHAPETGWGNIVYVVNYPKDNKRKMDEIDASSAVKMKRGDMKTSDLIVLGLPWKTTEQDLKDYFSTFGEVIMVQVKRDGKTGNSKGFGFVRFTEYEAQEKVVSQRHMIDGRWCDCKLPNSKFFFGQQCPDEPLRSRKVFVGRCTEDMTTDDLRQFFLQYGEVTDVFIPKPFRAFAFVTFADDQVAQALCGEDLIIKGVSVHISNAEPKHGNRQYDRTTRFGNGFGAQAFGSSRSGLGSSTNSSLANFGSFSLNPAMMAAALQSSWGMMGMLASQQQTSTSGSTSSGTSSSRDQSQSFSTGNSNYGTSSAGLGWGTGSNSTTSGSGFSSGFGSSMESKSSGWGM, encoded by the exons ATGGCTGAAGTGTACATTCGAGTGGCGGAGGAGGAAAACGAAGAGCCCATGGAGATTCCGTCCGAGGATGACGGCACAATTCTGCTCTCCACCGTGGCAGCTCAATTTCCAGGAGCGTGCGGCCTGCGTTTTAGGAGCCCCGTGTCACAGTGCATGCGGGGAGTACGTCTAGTGGAAGGGATCCTGCACGCACCAGAGACTGGATGGGGCAATATCGTTTATGTCGTCAACTATCCAAAAG acaacaaaaggaaaatggatgaaattgATGCCTCctctgctgtgaaaatgaagagaGGAGATATGAAGACATCTGATCTGATTGTACTTGGTCTTCCTTGGAAAACAACTGAACAGGACCTCAAAGACTACTTTAGTACATTTGGAGAAGTCATCATGGTTCAG GTTAAACGAGACGGGAAGACTGGAAATTCTAAAGGATTTGGCTTTGTGAGGTTCACAGAATATGAGGCCCAAGAAAAGGTGGTCTCCCAGCGCCATATGATTGATGGAAGATGGTGCGACTGCAAGCTCCCTAACTCGAAG tttttCTTTGGACAGCAGTGTCCAGATGAGCCACTGAGAAGCCGCAAAGTTTTTGTCGGCCGTTGCACAGAAGACATGACCACGGATGATTTAAGGCAGTTTTTTCTGCAGTATGGAGAAGTCACGGATGTTTTCATTCCAAAGCCATTCCGTGCCTTTGCTTTCGTCACATTTGCAGATGATCAG GTTGCTCAGGCCCTCTGTGGTGAGGACCTGATTATCAAAGGTGTCAGCGTTCACATCTCAAACGCTGAGCCCAAACATGGCAATAGGCAGTATGACCGGACAACACGCTTTGGGAATGGTTTTGGAGCACAAGCATTTGGTAGCAGCCGCAGTGGGTTAGGGAGCAGCACCAACAGTAGTCTGGCTAATTTTGGTTCCTTCAGTCTGAATCCTGCCATGAtggctgcagctctgcagagTAGTTGGGGGATGATGGGTATGCTAGCTAGCCAACAGCAGACATCCACTTCAGGCAGCACCTCCAGTGGAACCAGCTCTAGCAGGGACCAGAGTCAGTCTTTCAGTACAGGCAACAGTAATTATGGCACCAGCTCAGCTGGTCTTGGCTGGGGAACAGGTTCCAACTCTACAACCAGTGGTAGTGGGTTTAGCTCAGGTTTTGGGTCCAGTATGGAGTCAAAGTCATCTGGGTGGGGTATGTAA
- the gnb1b gene encoding guanine nucleotide binding protein (G protein), beta polypeptide 1b has protein sequence MSELDQLRQEAEQLKNQIRDARKACADATLSQITANIDPVGRIQMRTRRTLRGHLAKIYAMHWGTDSRLLVSASQDGKLIIWDSYTTNKVHAIPLRSSWVMTCAYAPSGNYVACGGLDNICSIYNLKTREGNVRVSRELAGHTGYLSCCRFLDDNQIVTSSGDTTCALWDIETGQQTTTFAGHTGDVMSLSLAPNSRLFVSGACDASAKLWDVREGMCRQTFTGHESDINAICYFPNGNAFATGSDDATCRLFDLRADQELMIYSHDNIICGITSVAFSKSGRLLLAGYDDFNCNVWDTLKADRAGVLAGHDNRVSCLGVTDDGMAVATGSWDSFLKIWN, from the exons ATGAGTGAATTGGACCAGTTACGCCAAGAGGCGGAGCAGCTCAAAAATCAGATCAGG GATGCCAGGAAAGCATGTGCAGATGCCACACTATCACAG ATCACAGCTAATATTGACCCCGTTGGCCGAATCCAGATGCGTACAAGAAGAACACTGCGGGGTCACTTGGCTAAAATCTATGCCATGCATTGGGGAACAGATTCCAG GCTCCTGGTCAGTGCCTCTCAAGATGGCAAACTCATTATTTGGGACAGCTATACCACAAATAAG GTTCACGCCATTCCACTTCGATCTTCCTGGGTCATGACTTGCGCATATGCACCTTCAGGAAATTATGTGGCCTGTGGTGGCTTAGACAACATCTGCTCCATTTACAACCTGAAAACACGTGAGGGGAATGTACGTGTGAGCCGTGAGCTCGCTGGACATACAG GATATCTATCCTGTTGTCGCTTTCTTGATGATAACCAGATTGTTACAAGCTCTGGAGATACCACTTG TGCACTTTGGGACATTGAGACTGGCCAGCAGACAACCACATTTGCTGGACATACAGGCGATGTCATGAGCCTGTCATTGGCTCCTAACTCCCGGTTATTTGTCTCTGGTGCTTGTGATGCCTCTGCTAAACTCTGGGACGTTCGAGAAGGCATGTGCAGACAGACATTTACTGGCCATGAGTCTGACATCAATGCCATCTGT taCTTCCCTAATGGCAATGCCTTTGCCACTGGCTCTGATGATGCCACCTGCAGGCTGTTTGATCTGCGTGCTGATCAGGAATTAATGATCTACTCTCATGACAACATCATATGTGGCATCACCTCTGTTGCATTCTCCAAGAGTGGCCGTCTTCTTCTGGCCGGATATGACGACTTCAACTGTAATGTGTGGGACACACTAAAAGCAGACCGTGCTG GTGTGTTGGCTGGACATGACAACCGTGTTAGCTGTCTTGGAGTTACTGATGATGGCATGGCAGTTGCAACAGGATCCTGGGACAGTTTTCTGAAGATCTGGAATTGA